Genomic DNA from Syntrophobacterales bacterium:
CTTTCTTTTCAAGGGAGAAGGAACAGGTTGCTTCTTTTCCAGGAGGGGAACTCCTGTGTATTCACGTTAATCATTTTTTCTTTGATAAGAGAAATATTTATCGATAAGGTGAGATTCCTTTATAGAAGATATCTGATGCTTCCGACGCCGATGAAAAGAAAATGGGTAAGGTATGTAGTAAGGTTGCCAAAAAAGGAAAAAAGAGGGGATCAGGAGTTCCTGATCCCCTCTTCAATTATTCGCCGCAACTTCTTAGTGCACTTCCCTTGCTTTGTATTTTGTGTGCAGCAGATGATGTGATTTTTCACCTAGAGGATTTTTAAGATATTCTTCATAAACCCTTGTTACAGAAGGATTCTCGTGAGATTTTCTTTTTGGCATCCCCCTGTCCTCTGCATAAAGGGCCTCGGCCCTTGCTGTTCTGATTTCACTGTTCACAGGTATTGGCTGGCCGCCGCCGCCGACGCATCCGCCTGGACAGGCCATGACCTCTATAAAATGGTAGTTCGCTTCACCTTTCTTCAATCTTTCCATGAGTTTCCGCGCATTGCCAAGTCCGTGGGCCACGGCTACTTTTACATCACCCACTCCTTCAATAGGCACCGTCGCCTCTTTGATTCCTTTAAGGCCTCTTACGCCGTGGAAATCAAGGTCTGCTAGTGTTTTTCCGGTGAGCACTTCGTAAGCCGTTCGCAGGGCTGCCTCCATAACGCCGCCTGTGGCCCCAAAGATCGTGCCTGCGCCTGTGTATTCACCCATTGGCGCGTCATACTCCCCATCGGGAAGATTGTTGAAATCTATACCAGCCTCCCTGATCATACGGGCCAGTTCCCTCGTGGTGAGCACAAAGTCTACATCCTTATACCCGCTGTCGGTCATTTCGGGCCGCTCACATTCGAATTTCTTCGCCGTGCATGGCATGACGGAGACGACCACCATATCCTTTGGATTGAGTCCTTCTTTTTCGGCAAAATACGTTTTGGCTAAGGCGCCCAGCATCTGCTGTGGGGATTTACAGGTAGACAGGTGAGGCAGCAGGCTGGGATAAAAATGTTCGATAAATTTGATCCACCCTGGGCTGCAACTCGTAATTATCGGGAGGGTCCCGCTTTCCTTGATCCGCTTGATCAGCTCATTGCCTTCTTCAATGATGGTCAGGTCGGCAGTGAAATTCGTGTCGAATATGCGGTCGAAGCCTAACCTGCGAACAGCGGACAGCATCTTTCCTGTCACAAGCGTCCCTGCAGGATATCCGAACTCCTCGCCCAAGGCCGCCCGTACTGCTGGGGCTTCCTGGACGACCACGAATTTCGTAGGGTCAGCCAAGGCTTCCCATACTCCCTCTATACTCGACTTTTCCGTAATGGCGCCCACCGGGCATACAAGAGAACACTGGCCGCAATTCGCGCAGGCCACGTCATTGATGCTCGCGTCAAAGGCAGGCGCGACTTTTGATTCAAAACCTCTGCCTTGAGCGAACAACGCCGTTACAGTCTGGACATTCTGGCACACGGTCACACACCGGCGGCAGAGTATGCATTTATTCTGGTTCCTCCTGAGAGAGGGGGAACCTTCATCGATGCCGCCCTTGCTCATCTGGCCCGTGAACCTTACCTCACGGATGCCAAGTTCTGAAGCTATCTTTTGAAGTTCGCAATTGAGGTTACGGTCACACGTCAGACAGTCCATGGGATGATTGGAAAGAAGCATCTCAACGGCGAACTTTCTCGCCTTCCTTACCCGCGCTGTAGTGGTGTGCACAACGAGTCCTTCCGATGCGGGAAAGACACAGGATGCCTGCAGGGCACGATTTCCCTCCACCTCCACAAGGCATACGCGACATGCGCCTATGGCCTGTACTTCATCAAGATAGCAGAGTGTGGGGATATGTATTTTGGCTTTCCGGGCGGCCTGAAGAATCGTGGCGCCCTGTTCGACCTCTACCTTCTGGCCGTCTATAGTTAAGTTTATCATATGTGGTCACGCTCCTTTATCTTAATTTGAAGATTGCTCTTCCTGTCTCAGGTAGCAGTGCAGGCATCTTTTAGCCTCTTCCACCGCAGACTTAGACGGGTAGGGGAGCACAACTTCCTTGAAATTCTTATACCTTTCAGAAAGGGGAACGGTCTGGGTTTCCAGCCTCTCACGCTCGTTCTGATATTCTTCCTCGTTGTAAGATACGACCAGGTTGACCAGCTTTTCCCTGAAGGTGTCTTTCAGGAGACCGTCACCCCCGAGATACTTGTCAATAGCCATGGCCGCTTTCTTTCCGTCGCCTATGGCTTCTACCACCGTGGCAGGCCCCCTTACCACATCGCCCGCCGCGAAGACGCCGTCTTTCGAGGTAGCGAGAGTTTTCATATCTTTTACGTCAATCGTTCCGGAGCCGCTTACTGCCACCCCGTCACCATTTATGTAAGAAAGATCTGGAGTCTGTCCGATGGCGGCAACCACGACGTCAACATCAAGCGTGAATTCCGAGCCGACTATAGGCGTCGGTGTTCTGCGTCCGCTCTTGTCAAATTTTCCGAGGGTCATGCGAACACACTCAATCCCGGATACTTTACCGTTCTTCATTACGAGGCTCTTGGGAGCCACAAGGGTGTGAATTTTTACACCCTCATGCTCGGCTTCTTCTATTTCTTCTTCATAAGCGGGCATACCTTCCTTGTCTCTGCGGTAGAGTATGAAGACGTCCGTGGCGCCGAGCCTGAGCGCCGACCGTGCCGCGTCTATCGCGACGTTTCCGCCTCCTACTACCGCCACACGCCCTTCAACCTTTACCGGTTTCTTGAGGTTGAGATTGCGCAGGAACGTGGCGCCGTCAATCACGCCTTCGCCGTCGTCACCTGGTAACCCGAGTTTTTGCCCTTTGTGGGCACCAGTTGCCATAAGAACAGCCCCGTATCCGTCAGCTAGAAGTTTCTCAATTGTGATGTCTTTGCCAATGGCGGTATTGTACTTGATCTCAACACCCAAGTCGGTGATTGTTTTTACCTCGGCATTGAGGATTTCTTTCGGGAGACGGTATTCAGGAATACCTACGGCCAGCATGCCGCCAGGTACTGGCAGAGACTCGAAAACCGTGACCTTGTATCCTTTGGTCGCCAGATAGTAGGCCGCAGTGAGGCCGGCCGGTCCGCTTCCTATGATTGCAACTTTCCCGTCCCTTGATTCTTCCAGTTTGGGACGATAGGGAGCAAAAGAATTCATGTCTAAATCTGCAGCAAAACGCTTCAGAGAGCAGATTGCTACCGGCTCATCGACCTGTTGCCTGCGGCATTTCGTTTCGCAAGGATGCACACAGACCCGGCCGCACACTGCCGGGAAGGGATTCCCCTCTTTAATAACCGCAATGGCGTCCTCGAATCTTCCTTCGC
This window encodes:
- a CDS encoding [FeFe] hydrogenase, group A codes for the protein MINLTIDGQKVEVEQGATILQAARKAKIHIPTLCYLDEVQAIGACRVCLVEVEGNRALQASCVFPASEGLVVHTTTARVRKARKFAVEMLLSNHPMDCLTCDRNLNCELQKIASELGIREVRFTGQMSKGGIDEGSPSLRRNQNKCILCRRCVTVCQNVQTVTALFAQGRGFESKVAPAFDASINDVACANCGQCSLVCPVGAITEKSSIEGVWEALADPTKFVVVQEAPAVRAALGEEFGYPAGTLVTGKMLSAVRRLGFDRIFDTNFTADLTIIEEGNELIKRIKESGTLPIITSCSPGWIKFIEHFYPSLLPHLSTCKSPQQMLGALAKTYFAEKEGLNPKDMVVVSVMPCTAKKFECERPEMTDSGYKDVDFVLTTRELARMIREAGIDFNNLPDGEYDAPMGEYTGAGTIFGATGGVMEAALRTAYEVLTGKTLADLDFHGVRGLKGIKEATVPIEGVGDVKVAVAHGLGNARKLMERLKKGEANYHFIEVMACPGGCVGGGGQPIPVNSEIRTARAEALYAEDRGMPKRKSHENPSVTRVYEEYLKNPLGEKSHHLLHTKYKAREVH